The sequence agggtactgtcagagggtcaacattgagggagcgctgcactgttggtgggtcagtactgagggagcaacacactgtcggagggtcagcgctgagggagcaccgcactttCACAGGGACAGCACTGCGGGAGtgtacactgtcagagagtcagcactgagggcgtgggcactgtcggagggtcagtgctgagggagcgggcactgttggagggtcattgctgagggagtgtggcactgtcagagggtcagtgctgagggagtgtggcactgtcagagggtcagtgctgagggagtggggcactgtcggagggtcagcgctgagggagtgggtactgtcggagggtcagcgctgaggatgtgggcactgtcggagggtcagtgctgagggagtgggcactctcagagggtcagtgctgagggagcactacattgtcagagggtcagcgctgagggagtgggcactcaGAGAAGGCAgtcctgagggagcaccacactgtcagagggtcagtgctgagggagtggccagtgtcagagggtcagcactgagggagcaccatactgtcagagggtcagtgctgagggagcaggcactctcagagggtcagcgctgagggagcaccacactgtcagagggtcagcactgagggagcggacactgtcggagggtcagtgctgagggagcactgcactgtcggagggtagcactgagggagcgggtactgtcggagggtcagtggtaaGAGAGcgggtgctgtcagagggtcaacattgtgggagtgccacacttttggagggtcagtgctgagggagcaccacactgtcagagggtcagcactgagggagcggacactgtcggagggttagcactgagggagcgggcactgttggagggtcagcgctgagggagcggacactgtccgagggtcagcgctgagggagtgggcactgtcggagggttagcactgagggagcgggcactgttgcagggtcagcgctgagggagcatcacactgtcggagggtcagtggtgagacAGCGGGTGCTGTCGgatggtcagcgctgagggaacgccgcactcTCGGAGTGTCAGTGACGAGGGAGCAGGCaatgtcggagagtcagtgctgagggagaggacACTGTCAGAGTGTCGGCGATGAGGGATACCAGGGAGTGTGAGCATGCTGATGAACATTCATCCCTTCTTGTTTTACCGAGCACTGAGTGAAGCAGCTCCCACCGTGATATCCTTGGCAGCTTCCTGTGTTCCTGCACCCACAGTGCTCGATTGCCTTGATACTGAAAGCCGCTACCCAAATGCACTTCAGCCTTCCCCCGGTAACCGGGGTGAGTCCGATGCCTTGTTGAGAGGGGAGGTTTAATAAACACACTGAGATTTGGTACCACAATTCGATTTAATCACCACGATGTCTGCGTGGGCCCAATCCTAGGCCCAGCAGCGAACAAGAAACGATTATAAATTAATTAATATTCACACGGAGGACAGGGAATGCTGAGGGGACCGAGGGAGATCTCTTTACAAAAGTGAAGATCAGGAATGGGGTAGGACAGAGTGAGTGCAAGCCGGTAACCGTGGCGACAGGAGTCCATTTCTCTGAGCCTTGGGCCTACTCCTCAGCCCCAGAACCTCTGGCGAGGGCTGGAGCCAACATCCTTCTCTTCCAGCTCGCCAGGGGACGTAGCGAAGAGTTTGTCTGGTGCCAGAACAAACATGTagcacagattcaccaccacGAGACCTAGGATGGGGAAGAAGGTCAGGCCGTATCCGAATCCACGGAATGTGCTGCTAATGGCGAACGTCAGCCAGTAAATCAGCCTGAGAACAGAGGGGacaagacagacagagacaggaagaggggtggggggaTTAATACCTCATTCTGGCACAGAATCACACATTTCACCTAATCCCATCACTCCCTCGACAGGGCcatcacagggttagatacagagtaaagcctcctctacactgtctcccatcaaacactcccaggacagggacagcacggggttagatacagagcaaagctccctctacactgttcacccaccagcaaacactcccagtacagggacagcatgggattagatacagagtagagctccctctacactgttcaccCACCAGCAAACACTCCCACAGGGcaagggacagcatggggttagatgcaGATTAAAGCTCTTTCTATACTGTTCTCCCACCCATCAAACATTCTCATGGACAGGGGTTTTGAGACAGAGTAAACCTCTCTCTATACATACCCCCCTCAAACGTTCCGAGGGACAGGGGGATATAGACAGAGTAAATCTCTCTCGACATGAaacccccatcacacactcccaggggAGGGAtggcacgggattagatacagagtaaagctccctctacactgtcccccatcaaacactcccaggacagggacagcacggggttagatacagagtaaagctccctctacactgtccccccccatccaacactcccaggacaggaacggCATGGGGTTGGATATAGAGTAAAGTttcctctacactgacccccatccaacactcccCGGACAGGAACGGCATGGGGTTGGATgtagagtaaagctccatctacactgtcccccccccatccaacattcccaggacagggacagcacagggttagatgcagagtaaagttccctctacactgtccccccatcaaacactcccaagacagggatggcatggggttagatacagagtaaagctttctctacactgtcccccatcaaacactcccaggacagggtcagcacagggttagagacagagtaaagctccctctacactgttcacccaccagcaaacactcccagtacagggacagcacgggattagatacagagtaaagctccctctacactgtcccccacccatccaacactcccaggacaggaacggCATGGGGTTGGATATAGAGTAAAGTttcctctacactgacccccatccaacactcccCGGACAGGAACGGCATGGGGTtggatatagagtaaagctccatctacactgtccccccatccaacactcccaggacaggaacagcacagggttagatacattgtaaagcttcctctacaccttCTCTGGTGGGATTGTGAGACATTGTAAGCCACTTGGAGGTTCAGTGGGTGGAGGTGGCGcaagggagaggggtgggggggtaaTCACCGAGGGAGACTGACCTGGCCAGAGCGAAGAAGGCGGTCAGCAGCGGAACGAGTTTGAGCCCTTCCTGAGGGAGGTAGGTGGATAGGACCACAAGGTTGACGACAAACAGGACGTAGAGATGGATGGAGTCAGTCACGAAGCGCAGGTGGATCTCCACCTCCTCCCTGCGGGGCCCGAAAGGGTCGACAGCAGAGGAGCAGCACCTCGCTAGGCCGTACACCACGATGCCTGTGTGCGGGAACGCCAACACACAGCTGAAAAAAGCCACGCCAACCAACTAGGCCTCAAGCCTGACCAGTCCCCTGGCCACTGCTCTGCCAACTTGCCCATCGCTCACTCCTAACTGCCCCTTTGGCGGTGTGGTCAGACCTGGCAACAAATTCACCTCATGCCCCCCCTCTCCACCCACCCGAATCTCACTTGCACCAAATTGAGGCCAGTTAAGAGTTGACAGGGGTCGGAGGTCATGTGTAGGCCCGGCCTGAGGTAAGGGGAGGGGCCTAACCCCCTGAGTGACCCCACTCCCCTCACGGTGGAGACATTTCGTCCACTTAGTGGTCGTGGTCACCGTTCCTAGAGTCCGTCCTCCGATTCCGGATTTTATTTGTCGCATTTAAACTCGACCCAGGGGCCGTGGTGGGATTCTGACAGGTCGCATCTGCAGATCGGGCCTGGACTCCTGGAGTAGTATCCGGCATCGTTACCAGTTTGCTCCCCCGCCTCTGTCACACTCCCTCCAGTCTCCTAtacccccaccctatctctgtcaccaccTCCAGCTCctacactccctccctatctctgtcacctcctccagcccctacaccccctgcctatctctgtcatctcctccagcccctacactccctccctatctctgtcaccccctNNNNNNNNNNNNNNNNNNNNNNNNNNNNNNNNNNNNNNNNNNNNNNNNNNNNNNNNNNNNNNNNNNNNNNNNNNNNNNNNNNNNNNNNNNNNNNNNNNNNNNNNNNNNNNNNNNNNNNNNNNNNNNNNNNNNNNNNNNNNNNNNNNNNNNNNNNNNNNNNNNNNNNNNNNNNNNNNNNNNNNNNNNNNNNNNNNNNNNNNNNNNNNNNNNNNNNNNNNNNNNNNNNNNNNNNNNNNNNNNNNNNNNNNNNNNNNNNNNNNNNNNNNNNNNNNNNNNNNNNNNNNNNNNNNNNNNNNNNNNNNNNNNNNNNNNNNNNNNNNNNNNNNNNNNNNNNNNNNNNNNNNNNNNNNNNNNNNNNNNNNNNNNNNNNNNNNNNNNNNNNNNNNNNNNNNNNNNNNNNNNNNNNNNNNNNNNNNNNNNNNNNNNNNNNNNNNNNNNNNNNNNNNNNNNNNNNNNNNNNNNNNNNNNNNNNNNNNNNNNNNNNNNNNNNNNNCCCCTCCATCCCcttacaccccctccctatctctgtcaccccctccagcccctacaccccctccctatctctgtcacttcCCCTCCAGCTCCCATTTCACTGGTTGGAGATTGGAAGAGGGGGCTCGAGTCTGAGGGCCCATGCTGAACTCTTCTGGGGCGATGTTAGgaaacacatccctgcacacaggGTTGGAATTCTCATACACACGCGGGATCAGTcgttcattttaaatctgggaGAGATATGTTTCTGTTTGGCCAAATGTGAACCATAGTAGAGgtggtttgatgggctgaatggcctggtgcCACTCCAGTTTTGTACGTTTTGGGTgtcgctgactaggccagcaattgttgcccccctcccccgcccccgcccccaaTATTCCAGTCAATGACACTGCtggattcatacagcacagaaacagacccttcagcccaacatatcCACACCATCCAAGTTTCctgatctgacctagtcccaagtgccagcacttggcgcatttccctctatacccttcctattcacgtcccCATCCAGAtactgtcattgtaccagcctccaccacttcctctggcagctcattccatacacgtaccaccctctgcgtgaaagagttgccccttagctccctttcccctctcatccttacCCCCTCTAGTTCAGAACTCGCgttaatccaaattaaactccatctgtgggCCACACGGGGACAGAAGAGAGCGGGGAAACGAGGGATGGACAGCTATGAGGGGGCTGAAGGGCTAGTTCGGGCCTaaaggggctgaagggcctaaccCCCCACTGCTATTCTCTGAGGTTCCCTCCCCGCCACCCTCCAGGCCTTACCCATGACAATGGGCACTGTTGCGAAGACGCCACAGCGGAATGTATAAGTCAAGCGGGCGCTGACGTCAGGCATGAGGGGCACATCAAAGGGCAGGAACACGTAGGCCCCGTACAGGAAGCAGGGGTACACCAGCAGGGCGCCCACCAGGGAGGCCGTGGCTTTGAGGTTAGGCCGGGAGCAGCGAGGGCAGGGTTGGCGCTTGCCCGCGAGCGAGCCCTCCTCCCTGTCCGCCCCCGGCCACTCGGAGTCGGGAAGCAGGCAGTGGCCTGTCAGGAAGGCCCGGCGTTCGGACTCCTCACTCGGCTGGCGGGCCACTACCACCCTCACGTCGGGGTTCACCGCGGGCGGAGGTGCCCACAGCCGGCTCCCGTCGCCCGGCCCGTCTTCCACCTCCGGGGCCTGGCCCAGGGCCTTCAGCTCCAGGCCCGTTTCCGCGGCAACCGGAGATCGGCCTCCGGCGGGGTACTCCAGGGTGTCCGAGGTGTGGAGCAGGGGGGCGTCGCCGCACTCCGATGTTCCAGGGCTCCCAACGGATCCCTTCTCGTCCTCAGATCCTCGCCCCGAAGCGCCATCCTCGTCCCTCGGGTTCTGTGGCACCGGCAGCGTCCCTGACATCTCCTGCCGTGAGAAAGAGAGCAGCGTGAGCGCACAGGAAGATCCCGCGTGGTGGTGGGCGCTGAGGGGGCAGgaactgtcagagtgtcagcgctgagggagtgggcgctgtcggagggtcagtgctgagggagtgggtgctgtcggagggtcagcgctgagaggGCGTCgcaatgttggagggtcaatgctgagggagtgggcactgttggagtgtcagtgctgagggagcgggtgctaNNNNNNNNNNNNNNNNNNNNNNNNNNNNNNNNNNNNNNNNNNNNNNNNNNNNNNNNNNNNNNNNNNNNNNNNNNNNNNNNNNNNNNNNNNNNNNNNNNNNNNNNNNNNNNNNNNNNNNNNNNNNNNNNNNNNNNNNNNNNNNNNNNNNNNNNNNNNNNNNNNNNNNNNNNNNNNNNNNNNNNNNNNNNNNNNNNNNNNNNNNNNNNNNNNNNNNNNNNNNNNNNNNNNNNNNNNNNNNNNNNNNNNNNNNNNNNNNNNNNNNNNNNNNNNNNNNNNNNNNNNNNNNNNNNNNNNNNNNNNNNNNNNNNNNNNNNNNNNNNNNNNNNNNNNNNNNNNNNNNNNNNNNNNNNNNNNNNNNNNNNNNNNNNNNNNNNNNNNNNNNNNNNNNNNNNNNNNNNNNNNNNNNNNNNNNNNNNNNNNNNNNNNNNNNNNNNNNNNNNNNNNNNNNNNNNNNNNNNNNNNNNNNNNNNNNNNNNNNNNNNNNNNNNNNNNNNNNNNNNNNNNNNNNNNNNNNNNNNNNNNNNNNNNNNNNNNNNNNNNNNNNNNNNNNNNNNNNNNNNNNNNNNNNNNNNNNNNNNNNNNNNNNNNNNNNNNNNNNNNNNNNNNNNNNNNNNNNNNNNNNNNNNNNNNNNNNNNNNNNNNNNNNNNNNNNNNNNNNNNNNNNNNNNNNNNNNNNNNNNNNNNNNNNNNNNNNNNNNNNNNNNNNNNNNNNNNNNNNNNNNNNNNNNNNNNNNNNNNNNNNNNNNNNNNNNNNNNNNNNNNNNNNNNNNNNNNNNNNNNNNNNNNNNNNNNNNNNNNNNNNNNNNNNNNNNNNNNNNNNNNNNNNNNNNNNNNNNNNNNNNNNNNNNNNNNNNNNNNNNNNNNNNNNNNNNNNNNNNNNNNNNNNNNNNNNNNNNNNNNNNNNNNNNNNNNNNNNNNNNNNNNNNNNNNNNNNNNNNNNNNNNNNNNNNNNNNNNNNNNNNNNNNNNNNNNNNNNNNNNNNNNNNNNNNNNNNNNNNNNNNNNNNNNNNNNNNNNNNNNNNNNNNNNNNNNNNNNNNNNNNNNNNNNNNNNNNNNNNNNNNNNNNNNNNNNNNNNNNNNNNNNNNNNNNNNNNNNNNNNNNNNNNNNNNNNNNNNNNNNNNNNNNNNNNNNNNNNNNNNNNNNNNNNNNNNNNNNNNNNNNNNNNNNNNNNNNNNNNNNNNNNNNNNNNNNNNNNNNNNNNNNNNNNNNNNNNNNNNNNNNNNNNNNNNNNNNNNNNNNNNNNNNNNNNNNNNNNNNNNNNNNNNNNNNNNNNNNNNNNNNNNNNNNNNNNNNNNNNNNNNNNNNNNNNNNNNNNNNNNNNNNNNNNNNNNNNNNNNNNNNNNNNNNNNNNNNNNNNNNNNNNNNNNNNNNNNNNNNNNNNNNNNNNNNNNNNNNNNNNNNNNNNNNNNNNNNNNNNNNNNNNNNNNNNNNNNNNNNNNNNNNNNNNNNNNNNNNNNNNNNNNNNNNNNNNNNNNNNNNNNNNNNNNNNNNNNNNNNNNNNNNNNNNNNNNNNNNNNNNNNNNNNNNNNNNNNNNNNNNNNNNNNNNNNNNNNNNNNNNNNNNNNNNNNNNNNNNNNNNNNGTGGGGGGGGCGTGGGTGTTAGTGGGATGCAGTTCGAAGGTTTGGTGTGGCCgtattgggccgaatggctttgcTTCCACGCTGTCGGGAACCTTGGAGAGATTCAAGGTCTCTGCTCGCACCTCTGGCAAACCTTGCGGACGCGGTTCTCACGTCCTGTTTGACCAGAGGAGGCAGCGTTTTGGCGGAATCCGCGTGGCGTCCCCCTCCTGCCAGCTAACCTGACCACTAAGCACCCCGCACTGTGGGCACATCgagccgggggtggggggggggggggcggcgggtGTGTAACCACTTCAGGCAGACTGCCGAAGTGAGGACAtgggaccccccccccccgttgCGGCACGGTGGTAATGTCCCTCCTGTTGGTATCGGGAGGCCCGTGTTGGAGTCCCACTTGCTCCCAGAGGCGCGCAGTCACATCTCTGGATTGGGAAAGATAGGTTAGGTCAGGGGGAAAAAGAAACTGAAttgaggggaggtggtggtgtggtATGGATCGCAGAGGCGTGTTGCGGTGGTAATGTCCTTCCCAGGAGTCAAGTTCCTGAGCCGTGCGTTTCATATTGTGAGGAAGGTTGGGACACAAAGTATCCGGGAGGGGGAACTCACTGAGTGGAAGTGGGTTTGCTTGGGTTTATTCATACCTGAGAAAGCGTCCCCACTACCTACCTTAAAATCCACCTGCAGATTGCTtattgacacacacacaaacgacTCACTCCTGACAGGTCCGAAAGGTGCTGAGGTGACCAGGCCGTGGGGCTGCTTGTTTGCTTTGTTAAAAAGTAAACAGCACCCAGGTCGTCAGACTGTGCCTGATCGCCTGAGCATGGCTCCCAGCTTATTATTCTCCCCTGGCTTCCTGCAAGAACTTGCCAGACTGGAAAATCGATCGGTGTGAAGGGAGGATCTCGCAGCCGAGTGGGCGGGGAGGGGGGTCAGGGAGCAAGCAGAGTCAAACACTCAGAGAggtgtacggcacggaaacacacccttcagtccaacccgtccgtgccgaccagatatcctaaattaatctcgtcccattcgccagcacttggcccatatccctccaaacccttcctattcatgtccccatccagaagccttttatattgcaccaacctcctccacttcctctggcagctcattccatacacgtaccaccctctgcgtgaaaaagttgccccttaggtctcttttatgtagagtcatagagatgtacagcacagaaacagacccttcggtccaacccgtccatgccgaccagatataccaatccaatctagtcccacctgccagcacccagcccatatccctccaaaccccatcctattcatatacacatccaaatgccttttaaatgttgcaattgtaccagcctccaccatttcctctggcagctcattccatacatgtaccaccctctgtgtgaaaaagttgccccgtaggtctcttttatatctttcccctctcaccctaacctctcgttctggactccccgaccccagggaagagactttgtctattatccttgtaaatcttttctgaatcctttcaagtttcacaacatctttcccaaaggaaggagaccagaattgcacgcaatattccaacagtggcctaaccaatgtcctgtacaaccgcaacatgacctcccaactcctgtactcaatactttgaccaattgGTGAGGCCTCCtgtggagaactgtgtccagctctggccgccctgttacaggaaggatatgattaaactggagagggttcagaagagatttaccaggatgttgcttccaattaaacctgttggactataacctggtgttgtgtgatttttaactttgtccaccccagtccaacaccggcacctccacgtcatctttgtgaaacttgaaagacttcagaaaagatttgctagaatgttggagggtttgaggctgaacagactggggctgttttccatggaacggtgcaggttgaggtgtgaccttatagaggttcataaaatcatgagggacatggatcatgtgaataggcaaggtctttctccccagggttggggagtcgaAAACTAGAAGTCTTGGGTGaggggggagagatttaaaagggacctaaggggcgaccTTTTGATACTGAGGGTGGGGCgtcaatggaatgagctgccagaggatgtggtggaggctggtacaatgacagcatttaaaaggcatttggatgggtaaatgaataggaagggtttagatggatgtgggccaaatgctggcaaatgggactagattaaattacaatatccggtcggcatggatgagttggactgaagggtctgtttctgtgttgcacatctctatgactgtaaatggaACGAAATTAATTGAGGatatgggttctttcttgattatatgctttttgagatatgtctcttgattaaacttaaaatataagccacaactattaatttaacctggggcagtgttttgctAAGGAacaagacggtgttattttctgggtctgtcgattgtgaaggagcaaaaatggtctgtaagagagtgatatgcgcttcttatcaaatgtgggagtttagagagagtttaagggttactgtggattatatctgccgtaaatgctgttggctgcgaatcttatcagatcgaatggatgggttggagagacagatagaagcgatgaggaatttgcaacagcaacagtatgtgatggatggcagttataggaagggggaaagtctcagatacagtcacacagatgggttaactccaggaagggtaagagaggtaggcagctagtgcaggagccttttgTGGatttacccatttcaaacaggtatgctgttttggaaaatgtagggggtgatggattctcaggggaacgtagcacaaacagccaagtttctggtattgagactggctctaacgcaacgaggggtacgtcggcttccaagagatcatttGAGTTAGGCGATTCTCtcgtctgaggtacagacagatgtttctgtggccagcagagaaagagcagaatggtgtgttgtttccctggtgccaggatcaaggatgtctcagagagggtgcagaatgttctcacgggggagaggggccagcaagaggtcattgtccacatNNNNNNNNNNNNNNNNNNNNNNNNNNNNNNNNNNNNNNNNNNNNNNNNNNNNNNNNNNNNNNNNNNNNNNNNNNNNNNNNNNNNNNNNNNNNNNNNNNNNNNNNNNNNNNNNNNNNNNNNNNNNNNNNNNNNNNNNNNNNNNNNNNNNNNNNNNNNNNNNNNNNNNNNNNNNNNNNNNNNNNNNNNNNNNNNNNNNNNNNNNNNNNNNNNNNNNNNNNNNNNNNNNNNNNNNNNNNNNNNNNNNNNNNNNNNNNNNNNNNNNNNNNNNNNNNNNNNNNNNNNNNNNNNNNNNNNNNNNNNNNNNNNNNNNNNNNNNNNNNNNNNNNNNNNNNNNNNNNNNNNNNNNNNNNNNNNNNNNNNNNNNNNNNNNNNNNNNNNNNNNNNNNNNNNNNNNNNNNNNNNNNNNNNNNNNNNNNNNNNNNNNNNNNNNNNNNNNNNNNNNNNNNNNNNNNNNNNNNNNNNNNNNNNNNNNNNNNNNNNNNNNNNNNNNNNNNNNNNNNNNNNNNNNNNNNNNNNNNNNNNNNNNNNNNNNNNNNNNNNNNNNNNNNNNNNNNNNNNNNNNNNNNNNNNNNNNNNNNNNNNNNNNNNNNNNNNNNNNNNNNNNNNNNNNNNNNNNNNNNNNNNNNNNNNNNNNNNNNNNNNNNNNNNNNNNNNNNNNNNNNNNNNNNNNNNNNNNNNNNNNNNNNNNNNNNNNNNNNNNNNNNNNNNNNNNNNNNNNNNNNNNNNNNNNNNNNNNNNNNNNNNNNNNNNNNNNNNNNNNNNNNNNNNNNNNNNNNNNNNNNNNNNNNNNNNNNNNNNNNNNNNNNNNNNNNNNNNNNNNNNNNNNNNNNNNNNNNNNNNNNNNNNNNNNNNNNNNNNNNNNNNNNNNNNNNNNNNNNNNNNNNNNNNNNNNNNNNNNNNNNNNNNNNNNNNNNNNNNNNNNNNNNNNNNNNNNNNNNNNNNNNNNNNNNNNNNNNNNNNNNNNNNNNNNNNNNNNNNNNNNNNNNNNNNNNNNNNNNNNNNNNNNNNNNNNNNNNNNNNNNNNNNNNNNNNNNNNNNNNNNNNNNNNNNNNNNNNNNNNNNNNNNNNNNNNNNNNNNNNNNNNNNNNNNNNNNNNNNNNNNNNNNNNNNNNNNNNNNNNNNNNNNNNNNNNNNNNNNNNNNNNNNNNNNNNNNNNNNNNNNNNNNNNNNNNNNNNNNNNNNNNNNNNNNNNNNNNNNNNNNNNNNNNNNNNNNNNNNNNNNNNNNNNNNNNNNNNNNNNNNNNNNNNNNNNNNNNNNNNNNNNNNNNNNNNNNNNNNNNNNNNNNNNNNNNNNNNNNNNNNNNNNNNNNNNNNNNNNNNNNNNNNNNNNNNNNNNNNNNNNNNNNNNNNNNNNNNNNNNNNNNNNNNNNNNNNNNNNNNNNNNNNNNNNNNNNNNNNNNNNNNNNNNNNNNNNNNNNNNNNNNNNNNNNNNNNNNNNNNNNNNNNNNNNNNNNNNNNNNNNNNNNNNNNNNNNNNNNNNNNNNNNNNNNNNNNNNNNNNNNNNNNNNNNNNNNNNNNNNNNNNNNNNNNNNNNNNNNNNNNNNNNNNNNNNNNNNNNNNNNNNNNNNNNNNNNNNNNNNNNNNNNNNNNNNNNNNNNNNNNNNNNNNNNNNNNNNNNNNNNNNNNNNNNNNNNNNNNNNNNNNNNNNNNNNNNNNNNNNNNNNNNNNNNNNNNNNNNNNNNNNNNNNNNNNNNNNNNNNNNNNNNNNNNNNNNNNNNNNNNNNNNNNNNNNNNNNNNNNNNNNNNNNNNNNNNNNNNNNNNNNNNNNNNNNNNNNNNNNNNNNNNNNNNNNNNNNNNNNNNNNNNNNNNNNNNNNNNNNNNNNNNNNNNNNNNNNNNNNNNNNNNNNNNNNNNNNNNNNNNNNNNNNNNNNNNNNNNNNNNNNNNNNNNNNNNNNNNNNNNNNNNNNNNNNNNNNNNNNNNNNNNNNNNNNNNNNNNNNNNNNNNNNNNNNNNNNNNNNNNNNNNNNNNNNNNNNNNNNNNNNNNNNNNNNNNNNNNNNNNNNNNNNNNNNNNNNNNNNNNNNNNNNNNNNNNNNNNNNNNNNNNNNNNNNNNNNNNNNNNNNNNNNNNNNNNNNNNNNNNNNNNNNNNNNNNNNNNNNNNNNNNNNNNNNNNNNNNNNNNNNNNNNNNNNNNNNNNNNNNNNNNNNNNNNNNNNNNNNNNNNNNNNNNNNNNNNNNNNNNNNNNNNNNNNNNNNNNNNNNNNNNNNNNNNNNNNNNNNNNNNNNNNNNNNNNNNNNNNNNNNNNNNNNNNNNNNNNNNNNNNNNNNNNNNNNNNNNNNNNNNNNNNNNNNNNNNNNNNNNNNNNNNNNNNNNNNNNNNNNNNNNNNNNNNNNNNNNNNNNNNNNNNNNNNNNNNNNNNNNNNNNNNNNNNNNNNNNNNNNNNNNNNNNNNNNNNNNNNNNNNNNNNNNNNNNNNNNNNNNNNNNNNNNNNNNNNNNNNNNNNNNNNNNNNNNNNNNNNNNNNNNNNNNNNNNNNN is a genomic window of Chiloscyllium plagiosum isolate BGI_BamShark_2017 unplaced genomic scaffold, ASM401019v2 scaf_829, whole genome shotgun sequence containing:
- the LOC122546854 gene encoding transmembrane protein 79-like: MSGTLPVPQNPRDEDGASGRGSEDEKGSVGSPGTSECGDAPLLHTSDTLEYPAGGRSPVAAETGLELKALGQAPEVEDGPGDGSRLWAPPPAVNPDVRVVVARQPSEESERRAFLTGHCLLPDSEWPGADREEGSLAGKRQPCPRCSRPNLKATASLVGALLVYPCFLYGAYVFLPFDVPLMPDVSARLTYTFRCGVFATVPIVMGIVVYGLARCCSSAVDPFGPRREEVEIHLRFVTDSIHLYVLFVVNLVVLSTYLPQEGLKLVPLLTAFFALARLIYWLTFAISSTFRGFGYGLTFFPILGLVVVNLCYMFVLAPDKLFATSPGELEEKDVGSSPRQRFWG